A part of Gambusia affinis linkage group LG19, SWU_Gaff_1.0, whole genome shotgun sequence genomic DNA contains:
- the LOC122822374 gene encoding gastrula zinc finger protein XlCGF57.1-like → MSAFRSMRSSAELHPSMSADSRDQIVSQRETESSHEEPKAVWPNKTQEKPKSVQIKEEDKELYIHPDDQQLEMKQETETSVENSSEEETDDSDQDQSGNELLSQSPVKAENQDPEVCGKSLLHCCDICGKEFRKKNHLTDHKRTHTGEKPFLCGVCGKCFGRKYGLNSHMRTHTGEKSYSCDACGKAFSDNGQLNTHVRTHTGERPYSCEFCSKSFSQNGHLKDHMRIHIGKKPFRCRLCGKTFMRKNCLKCHMVTHTGEKPHRCELCGKSYGVRANLTAHMKTHTGNRPFTCLTCKRSFITKSALNCHMSTHSGEKPFSCPTCGKSFREKTFMTVHMKTHTEEKPFLCPMCGKRFSQRRYLTKHKRGHTDDKPYTCEVCAKGFCQSCDLRSHMRTHTGEKPFPCLTCGKRFGKKSNLNIHMRTHTGERPFPCLTCGKCFRERTSLNRHMETQHP, encoded by the exons ATGTCTGCTTTCAGGAGCATGAG ATCTTCCGCAGAATTACATCCGTCAATGTCTGCGGATTCCCGTGACCAGATTGTCTCGCAACGAGAGACGGAGTCCAGCCATGAAGAACCAAAAGCAGTTTGGCCTAATAAGACACAGGAGAAACCAAAGTCTGTTCAGATTAAAGAGGAAGACAAGGAACTGTACATCCATCCAGATGACCAGCAGCTAGAGATGAAGCAAGAGACTGAGACCTCTGTGGAAAATTCTTCAGAAGAGGAAACGGACGACAGCGATCAGGACCAAAGTGGGAATGAACTCCTCTCTCAGAGTCCGGTTAAAGCTGAGAACCAGGATCCGGAAGTCTGCGGTAAAAGTTTGCTGCACTGCTGTGACATCTGCGGGAaagagttcagaaaaaaaaatcatttgaccGATCATAagagaactcacacaggtgagaaaccctTCCTGTGTGGGGTCTGTGGCAAATGCTTTGGCCGAAAGTACGGCCTGAACAGccacatgagaactcacacgGGGGAGAAGTCGTATTCCTGCGACGCGTGCGGTAAAGCCTTCAGCGACAACGGTCAGCTCAACACTCACGTGAGAACTCACACAGGCGAGAGGCCGTATTCCTGCGAATTCTGCAGTAAAAGTTTCAGTCAGAACGGCCATCTGAAGGATCACATGAGAATCCACATAGGAAAGAAGCCTTTCCGGTGCAGGCTCTGCGGCAAAACCTTCATGAGAAAAAACTGTCTGAAGTGTCACATGGTCACGCACACTGGCGAGAAACCCCACAGGTGCGAGCTGTGCGGCAAATCTTATGGCGTTCGCGCCAATTTGACGGCTCACATGAAGACGCACACGGGCAACAGGCCTTTCACGTGTCTAACCTGCAAGAGAAGTTTCATTACGAAGTCTGCCTTGAATTGCCACATGAGCACCCACTCGggtgagaagcctttttcaTGTCCGACCTGCGGGAAGAGTTTCAGAGAGAAAACCTTCATGACGGTCCACATGAAAACCCACACAGAGGAGAAGCCTTTCTTGTGTCCCATGTGTGGGAAAAGATTCAGTCAAAGAAGGTATTTGACCAAACACAAACGGGGTCACACAGACGACAAGCCGTACACCTGCGAGGTGTGCGCCAAAGGCTTTTGCCAGAGCTGTGATTTGAGGTctcacatgagaactcacaccGGGGAGAAGCCTTTCCCATGTCTCACCTGTGGAAAACGTTTTGGTAAAAAgagtaatttaaatatccacatgagaactcacacaggtgagaggCCCTTTCCATGTCTgacatgtggaaaatgttttcgAGAAAGAACGTCTTTGAACAGACACATGGAAACTCAACACCCCTGA